Sequence from the Pseudomonas sp. LS.1a genome:
GCAGGGCAAGATAATCCGCAGGACGCTGACGTGACGAGATGGGTGTATGTCAAAGGGTGGCGTGCGTGCGCGGTTGCTTGGCCTGTGCACAGAGGCCGTGCCCGCCTGGGGGGCGGCGTTGGTCGCCCTGGTTGCGGGCGGCCTGTTGACGAGCGTACTGGCCCTTGCCGCGCAAACCTTCTACAAGCAGCAGCTGCGTCAGCGCTTCGAGTTGCTGGCCAGCGAGCGTTTCAGCCTAATCGCCGAGCGGTTTGACGAACAGCAGCAGCGCCTGGATGGGCTGCGGCGGTTTTTCAGCTTTTCCAACGCAATCACTCCACACGAGTTCGACGGCTACGCCCGCCCATTGCTGCAGCGGACCCTGGCCTACGCCTGGGCGCCGCGTGTCGAAGCCGCGCAACGCGACGAGTTCGAGCGCCAGGCCAGTGCGCATTCCGGCCCGGGCTATGTGATCCGCGACCAGGATGAGCAAGGCCAGTGGCGCCCATCCCCCCAGCGCGACCATTACTTCCCGGTACTCTATAGCCAGTCGGGTGAATTGCCCGGGCTGCCCTATGGGCTGGACCTCGCCGGCCAGGAGGTGCCCCTGGCGGCTTTGGCGCGGGCGCTGGGGCCGGGCAGCATGGCGGTGTCCGAGCCGCTGGCCATGTTCGATACCAGCTCGGATGCGCGTGGCCTGCTGATGGTGGCGCCAGTGTTTTCCGATGCCAACCCCCGCGGCTCGGCAGTGGGCTATGTAATGGCCTTGCTGAGCATGCGTGAGCTTGCCAGTGACGGGCGCCCGGTGGCGACAGACGACAACCTGGTCGTACGCATCGTCGACCCCACCGGGCGGAATGGCCCCGAAGTGATGTTCGATTCGCAGAACCCGCTCGCACCCTTGGAGCTGGCCAGCAACCAACTGTTGCACTTGGCTGACCGCCACTTCCAACTGAGTATCCGGCCGAGCCTGGCCTTCGTGCAGGCCAACCGTTCCTCTGCGGTGTTGGCGGTGAGCCTGCTTGGCGGCTTGTTGAGCCTGCTGCTCAGCGTCTTGCTCTACAGCCTGTTCAGTCAGCGCCAGCGCGCCCTGGCCCTGGTCGAGCAGCGCACCGCCGAACTGCGGGTCAGCGAGCAGTCCCTGCGTGGCACCCACAACCAGCTGCGCAGCGTGCTGGATGCTGCAACCCAAGTGGCGATCATCGCCACCAACCTCAAGGGTGTGGTCAGCACCTTCAACGCCGGCGCCGAGCGCATGCTCGGCTACCCGGCCAGCGAGGCGATCGGCCAGCTGCGCCTGGAGGACCTGGTGCTGCCCGAGGAGTTGAGCCGGCGTGCCCATGCATTGAGCCTGCGTTACGGCCGGCCGATTGCAGGCGGCCAGGCCATGTTTGCCGAAACGGTGCAGGAGCATGGCGCCGAGCCGGGGGAGTGGACCTTGGTGCGCGCCGACGGCAGCCAACTGGTGGCCAACATGCTGGTCACCGCCATGCTCGATGAACACGGATTGTGGATTGGCTACCTGGCGATCTGCATCGATGTCACTGAACGGCGTCGGGTGCATGAGGCGCTGGCGGCGCGTGACCGCCTTCTGGAGAAGCTCAGTGCCGAGGTACCGGGGGGCATCTACCAGTACCGCCTGGATGGCAACGGCCATTCCTGCTTTCCGTACGCCAGCATGGGCCTGTACGACATCTATGAAGTCGACCTGCAGCAGTTGCGCGAGGATGCCACGGTGGTGTTCGAGCGCATCCACCCGGATGACCTGGAGCGTGTGCGCCGGTCGGTGCGTTACTCGGCAGAACACCTGTCGCCCTGGCGCGAAGAATACCGTGTCTGCCTGCCGCGTGCCGGGTTGCGCTGGGTGCGTGGCGAGGCGACGCCGGAAGTGGGCGAGCAGGGCTGCACCTTGTGGCACGGCTACCTGACGGACATCTCCGACCTCAAGGGCGTGGAGGAAGAGTTGCGTGCGCTGTCGGTGACCGACTCGCTGACCGGTATCCATAACCGCCGCTATTTCCAGGAGCGGCTCAAGTACGAACTGGAGCGGGCCCAGCGCGACGGCCTGGCGCTGGCGGTGATCATGCTTGACATCGATCACTTCAAGCGCATCAACGACCGCTTCGGCCACGCCGCCGGCGACCACGTGCTGCGCAGCCTGTGCCTGCGTATCGGCCAGCGTCTACGGCGTACCGATGTGTTCTGCCGGTTGGGTGGCGAGGAATTCATGGTGTTGTGCCCGGGTAGCGATGCCGAGCAGGCGCGGCTGCTGGCGCTGGAACTGTGGCAAGGGGTGCGCGATGTTCCAGTGGAAGGCGTGGGTAAGGTGACCGCGAGTTTTGGTGTGGCCGGCTGGCGACCGGGGGAAGGGGCCGATGCCTTGTTGTTGCGGGCTGATGCAGGGGTGTATGCGGCCAAGCAGGGCGGGCGGGACCGGGTGGAGGGGGAGTTGGCCTGAGCGTTCGCGGTTGTCGGTACCGGCCCTTTCGCGGCTAAAGCCGCTCTCACAGGTACAGCGCAGGGTTCAAGACCTGTGATGTACCTGTGGGAGCGGCTTTAGCCGCGAAGAGGCCGGTACTGGCTGACGATCAGTTGGCTGCCGTGCTGCCGGCCAGTTTCGGCTGGCGGTAAAGGTCCAGCAGCACCTGGTCGAGTACCTGCGAGGCGCCCCATGGTTTCGGGTCGTTGAGGATCGCCGCCACCGCCCAGGTATGGCCGTTGCTGTCACGGCTGAAGCCGGCAATCGCCCGCACGGTATTCAGCGTGCCGGTCTTGATGTGCCCTTCACCGGTCATGGCGGTGCGCTTCAGGCGCTTGCGCATGGTGCCGTCCATGCCCACCAGCGGCATCGAGCTCATGAACTCGGCAGCATAGGGGCTTTTCCAGGCGGCCTGCAGCATGGCGGCCATTTCCCGGGTGCTGACCCGTTCGGCGCGCGACAGGCCGGAGCCGTTTTCCATCACCAGGTGCGGTGCGGTAATGCCTTTCTTCGCCAGCCACTGGCGCACCACGCGCTGGGCGGCGCGGGCGTCGTCACCATCGGCATCGGTGCGGAACTGCGCGCCAAGGCTCAGGAACAGCTGCTGGGCCATGGTGTTGTTGCTGTACTTGTTGATGTCGCGGATCACTTCCACCAGGTCTGGCGAGAAGGCGCGGGCCAACAGGCGTGCGCCCTTGGGAACGTTCTCGAAGCGGTCGCCACCCTGGATGCTGCCACCCAGTTCGTTCCAGATCGCGCGCACGGCACCGGCGGCGTAGGTCGGGTGGTCGAGCAGCGACAGGTAGGTCTGCGAGTTGCAGCCGTCACCCAGCTGGCCGCTGACCGTTACGCTGATGCCATCGGCCTGTTGCACCGGGTTGTAGCGCACATCTCCCGAGCATTGTTTGGAGGCCACGGCCTTGACCTGGTTGTCGATGCGGATGCTGGCAATCGGCGGTTCGACCGCGATGGTGACCTTGCCGCCATCGTTGCGAGCCACGAAGCGCAGGGCCTTGAGGTTGACCAGCAGCGAGTCGGGCTTGACCAGGAACGGCTTGTTCTCATCGCCGCCATCGTCGTTGAACTGCGGCAGGTTGGGCTGCACGAAGTGGCTGCGGTCCAGCACCAGGTCGCCGGTGATGGTGCGCACGCCATTGGCGCGCAGGTCACGCATCAGCAACCACAGTTTTTCCATGTTCAGTTTGGGGTCGCCGCCACCTTTGAGGTACAGGTTACCGTTGAGTACACCGTTGCTCAGGGTACCGTCGGTGTAGAACTCGGTTTTCCACTGGAAGGTCGGGCCGAGCAGTTCGAGGGCGGCGTAGGTAGTGACCAGTTTCATGGTCGAGGCCGGGTTCACCGAGACATCGGCATTGAACACGGTCGGTGTGCCGGGGCCGTCCAGTGGCAGCATCACCAGCGACAGGGCCGAATCCTGCAGCTTGTTGGCCTTGAGGGCCTGCTGCACTTTGACAGGCAGCGTGGTATTGACGGCGGCGGCCTGGCTGGGCAGGGCGAGTGGCAACAACAGGCCGGCAAGAACGAGGGGACGAAGCGTTTTGATCATAATGAATAAATACCCTACGGCGAGGGAAAAGGGCATTGGGGCTGTAAGGGATGATGGCCCCAGGATGAAAGAATACGCATTATGCCCCAAGCGCAGCGACGATGCGCCACGTTCGACGGAAAAGCACGCCAATAAAAAAGGCCACCCGTAGGGGTGGCCTTTTCAGCGATCGAGCCGGGCCGGAATTACTCGGCCTTGTTGATCGGCTTTTCCGGATACCAGGCGTCCAGCAGCGGGCTGACTTCGATCTTGGTCAGTTCGCTGCGGCCTTTGAGCCAGGCTTCAACGGCTGCACGCTGTTCTTCGCTGACCGAGCCGCGTTTGACCGAGCACACCAGGCCGAAATCGTCACCGCCTACATAGTCCAGGCCATTGGCATCCATGGCTTCTGCCAGGAACGCGTCGAGGAAAGCATCGATTGCCTGGTCGTCCAGATCTTCCTTGAACTCCAGGTTCAGCTCGAAGCCCAATTCCTGAAACTCGTCGACACACAGCTTCTTGCGTAGGCGACGGGAGCGGTTTGTGGCCATGAAACAATCCTCTTAGGTAATAACGCCGCGCAGTCTACCAGTTAACACGCCTGGCTGCCTGCCTGTGTGCAGGTACCTGTGGCCAGTTCCTTGGCCAGGGCGCGTTCTACCCGGCACATATGCCGCGCCAGTGCCTGGCGCCGTAGGCGTAGCTGGGCGGTGGGCAAGCCACTGGCCTCCAGGGCTTCGCAGGCCGTTATCAGCTCGGGTGCTTCCAGCATCCGCGCGGCGCTGAGCACCTTGTGCGCCTGTTCGGCAATGGCAGCGCTGTCGTGCTGCGGATGCAGTGCCATCAAAGTGGCCAGATCGGCCTGCAGGCTCTGTTGCAAGGCCTGCAGGAAGCGCTGGCGGTCGATCGGGTCATGCCCGACCACTGCGGCAAGGCCGTCCAGCTGGTACAGCTTGCGCCGCCGTTTTTGCTGACGGCGCGGGTGGATGCCGGCCAGGCGCTGGCTGAGCGTGGCCAAGCTGATAGGCTTGAGCAGGCAGTCGTCCATGCCGGCGCTCAGGCACTTGCGGCGTACCTCCGGCTGCGCGTTGGCGGTGTAGCCAAGAATGGTGCAGCGCGGCCGCTTGCCATGGCGTTCTTCGGTGCGCACGGCGGTGGCCAGCTGATAGCCGTTCATGTGCGGCATGTTGCAGTCGAGCACCAGCACATCGAAATCGCCCGCCCGCCAGGTAGCCAGGCCTTCGCGACCGTCGCGGGCGCTGGTGTGCTCCAGGCCCAGGTAGCCAAGCTGCTGTGCCATCAGTTGCAGGTTGGCCGGGTGGTCGTCGACCACCAGCACGTTCAGCCGTGGGTCGGGCACGTCGAGGTTCTCGATCAGCGGGGCCGGCTGCGCTGCGGCATCAACCCGCTGCAGCGGCATCTTCAGGCGCACCTGGGTGCCGACATCTTCCAGGCTCTTGATGGTCAGGCTGCCGCCCATCATTTCGCACAGGTTGCGACAGATGGCCAGGCCCAGGCCGGTACCCGCGCGGGCGCCTTGGCTATGCGGGTTGGCCTGGATGAACGGGTTGAACAGGCGTTGCAGGTCGTCGGGGTGGATGCCGATGCCACTGTCGCGCACTTCCAGCTCCAGCACTGCGGGGGTACTGGTGCCGTCCTCCACCACGTTGACGCAGATGCGCACCTGGCCGTGCTCGGTGAACTTGATAGCGTTGCTCACCAGGTTGCACAGTACCTGTTTGAAACGCAGGGGGTCGAGCAGCGCATGGCAGCGTGCGGCCGGCGCGATCATCACCTCCAGGGCCAGGCCTTTCTGCCGCGCCTGGCCCTCGAAAATGCGCCCTACCGATTCGACCAGGGCCGCCAGGTCGACGGCCTCCGGGGCGAGGGACAAGTGCCCGGACTCGATGCGCACGATGTCGAGGATATCGCCGATCAGGCCCAGCAGGTCCTTGGCCGAATGGTAGGCCAGCTCCAGCGCGCCGCGGTCTACCCGACCTTGGTCGGCACGTTTGACTGCCAGCTCGAGCATGCCGATGACTGCATTCATCGGGGTGCGGATTTCGTGGCTGATGGTAGCCAGGAACGTGCTTTTTGCGCGGTTGGCATCGTCGGCCTGCTGCTTGGCCCGGCGCAGCTCCATGACCAGATGGCGGCGATCGCTTATGTCGATCCAGCCACCGATGATGCCCTGCACCTCACCCAGTGAGTCGCGGTATGGCAGAATCCAGTGGTAGATGGTCATCTCGCGGCCCTTGATCCGTAGCGGCCGGTCCATGATCAGTGGCGAGCCTTCGGCCATCACCTTCAGGTAATCGGCGTGGATCTGCCGGGTCTGCTCGCAATCGGCGAACAGGCTGCCCTCCAGTTGTTTGCCGATGACCTCGTCGGAGCGGGCCTGCACGGCTTCCAGGTAGCTGTAGTTGCAGCTTTGCAGGCAGCCCTCGCGGTCACGCACGTACATGGGGTGGGGCGTGCCGTTGAGCAGGGCGCGCATGAACGCCAACTGGTCGTTCAGCGCCCGTTCGGCGCGTTGCCGCTGGCGAATCTGCAGGCGCAGGCGAGCGTTCCACAGCAAGGCCAGCAGCAACAGCACGGCGGTGCCCAGTACCACCTGTATCGCCAGCCGGCGATAACCCTGGTCGTTGCCATCCTCGTGCAGGCTGAAGCCGCGCCAGCGGTTGTTGATTACCCCCAGTTCTTCCGGCGAGATGCTCAGCAGCGCCTTGTCGAGGATCGACACCAGCGCCCGGGACGAGGCACTGGTGGCCATGGCGAAGTTGGCAGGTTCGCTGCCGACGGTGGCCCGGATGACCAGTTCGGGGTTGCCGGCCAGGGCGTGGTTGGCGTCGATCAAGGTGGTGATCACCGCATCGACGGCACCGCTGTTGAGCAACGCCATGGAATAGAACGCGCTTTCGGTCTCGACCCAGCCGATTTGTGGATAGTGCCGCGACAGCATGGCGTCCATGGCACTGTAGCGGGTAATGGCGATGCGATGCCCCTGCAGTTGCTCGAGCGAGGTGAAGGGCTTTTTGTCCTTGCGGCTGACCAGTACATAGGCGCTTTCCAGGTAGGGCCGGCTGATTTGCAGGTCGTCTTCGCTTACCCCGCCGTTGGCCAATGCAGCGATCACATCGGCGCGGCCATCCTTTAGGCGGGCAATCATGTCGGCGAGGCCGCTGGCGCGCTGCACTTCGAAACGCAAGCCGGTGCGCAGGCGAATGAGTTCGAGCAGGTCGGCGGTGATACCGCGAAAATGCCCCGAGCCATCGAAATAGGAGACCGGTGCAGCGGTGTCGTCGATCGCCACGCGCATCACCGGGTGGTCCTGCAGCCATTGTTCTTCTGCGTCGGTCAGTTGCAGCCTGCGGTCGGTCAGCAGCAGGTCGCTACCGGCGCTCCAGCGCTTGAATATACTGGCGCGTATGGCTGGGGTCTGGCTGTCCAGGGTCGCGTTCACCAATTCCATCAGCAGCCTGTCCTGCTGGCGCAGGGCAAACCCGAAGCCGATGGCTTCGTGCTTGCCGAAACTGGCCATGCGCAGGCGCGGCAGGTGGCTGCGATTGAGCTGGTAGTGGGTGGAAATGGTATCGCCGATGAACACGTCGGCCTGGCCGAACGCCACGGCATTCAGGGCCTGGCTGGACGAGCCGAAGGCCAGCAGCTCGGCCTTGGGGTAGGCGCTTTTCACCTCCTGCCGGGGCAGGTAATGGTAGAGCATGCCCAGGCGCATGCCGTCCAGGCCCATGTCCAGTGCCCGGCTTTCGTCCTCCCGCGTTACCAGCACCGGTTGGTCGATGGCATAGGGGTGCGACAGCGCCAGGCCATCGCTGGCCGCTTCATAGCCGTTGGCGCTGCCAAGCAGGTCGATATCACCGTGCCGCAGCGCCTCCACCGCCGCCTGCCGGCTGGAAAAGCGCAGCACCCGCACGGGCAACTGCAGGGCCTTGCCGATCAGGCTCGCGTACTCGGCGGTAAGGCCCTGGTAGTCGCGGCCGCCACTGGTGATGTCGAACGGCGGGTAGTCCGGTGCCGAGGTACCCAGCACCAGTTCCTGACGGCTTTCGAGCCATTGTCGTTGTTCGTCCGTGAGCGCAGGCGGTGCCGGCCTGGCCGATGACCGTGCCAGCAGGGCATAGGACGAGGCCTCGTGATGGGTAGCCTGCGCCATGCCGCTGAACAGGAGCAGGGTGAGCAGCAGGCGAACGATAAGGCGCGCCATGACGACCCTCAGACCAGCGCGTTGCGTTTGGCCATTTCGATCAGGTCGACCAGTGTATTGACCTTAAGTTTGTGCATCAGACGCTTCTTGTAGGTACTGACGGTCTTGCTGCTGAGGAACATGCCCTTGGCAATTTCCTTGTTGCTGCGGCCTTGGGCGAAGAGTTGCAGCACCATCAGTTCGCGGTCATTCACCTGACGGAAAAGTTGCAGGTCGGCATCTACCGCCTGGTTATGCTTTATTGCCTGGCTGGGGAAGTAGTTGTAACCGGCCAGCACGGCCTTGATTGCACTGAGCAGCTCGCTCAGGTCTTCCTGCTTGCACACGTAGCCCGCAGCACCCGAGTGCATGCAGCGCACGGCAAACAATGCGGGAGACTGCGCAGTCAGTACCAGCACCTTCAGGGGCAGGGCCATGGCCTGGAAGCGGGCAAGCACCTCCAGCCCGTCTAGCTTGGGGATGCTGATGTCGAGGATGACCAGGTCAGGAGCGGTTTCGCGAATCATCTGCATGGCGTCCACGCCGTTGTCCGACTCGCCGACAACCTTGTAATTCTGGTTTTCCAGCAACATACGGACGGCCAGGCGAATGACGGGATGGTCGTCGACAATAAATATGGAATGCATGTTCAACTTCCCTACGGGCGACTGAGGGTGACAGGCGGAACCTTATCGCAGTTGGAAGTCATCGGGCATGCGAGGAAGGGCTATTAGCTCTATATGGGAAATGGCTTACAAGATAAAACAAAACGGGCTACGAAACAGGCGCGTTTAACTCGATGTCAAAGCGTGATTGGTAACTTTTCATTGATTTTTATTCGTGCTGTTTAACTTGCCGCCAGTATATGTAGGAAGTTTCCCACACTACACGGTGCAGCTCCGAGCGATGCCCGGGGCGGCACCGGCAGGCTCAGGTCGGGCTGGAGCGCCCGGTCATTTCCCGGGCCATTTCGCTGGCATAGCTGTCGGTCATTCCGGCGATGAAGTCGATCATGCGCAGGAAGGCACTGTGCAGCGAACCGTGCGGGTCGGGGGCATTGTTGCCGATCAGGTCCAGTACGCGGCGGCTCTTGAACGAGGGCGTGCGTCCACCGTGCTGTTCGAGGGCGGCACCACAGAAGGTGTTGAGCAGAATCTCCAGGGTGGTGTAGGCGCCGATCTCGTGCAGGGTCTTGCGCTTGTCCTGGAAGATCTTGTTGCGTGCCATGTCCTTGGCCTGCAGCACGCAGCGCTTGGCCGGGCCGTGCATGTGTTCGACCAGGTCGCCCGCCAGTTGCCCGGCCAGCAAGGCCTGCTGCTGCTCGACGAAGGCATGGGCGGCAGCGTTGGTCAGGTGCTCGATGGCCTTGCCACGCAGGATTGCCAGCTTGCGTCGCCGTGAGTCGCCAGGGCCAAGCTGGCGGTAGGTTTCCGGCAGGTCATCACCGACCAGGTCGAGCAGCAGCGCTTCGACTTCGGCATATTGCAGCAGCTCCATTTCCAGGCCGTCTTCCAGGTCGATCAGCGCGTAGCAGATGTCATCTGCGGCTTCCATCAGATAGACCAGCGGGTGGCGCGCCCAGCGCTGGTGTTCCAGTTGCGGCAGGCCGAGCTTGCGGGCGATCTGCTCGAGCAGTGGCAGTTCGCTCTGGTAACTGCCGAACTTGTGCTTCTTGTAGCCCAGGGCGTCGGCGTGGCGCGCGCTCCACGGGTACTTCAGGTAGGTGCCGAGGGTGGCATAGGTCAGCCGGGTACCGCCGTCGAACTGGTGGTACTCCAGCTGGGTGAGCACGCGAAAGCCCTGGGCGTTGCCTTCGAAGTTGAGGAAGTCGGCGCGCTCGTCGTCGCTCATGTCGTCCAGCCAGCCGCGCCCGGCGGCCTGCTGAAACCAGTGGCGGATGGCGTCTTCGCCAGAGTGGCCGAACGGTGGGTTGCCGATGTCATGGGCCAGGCAGGCCGACTGTACGATCATCCCCAGGTCGCTGGGGGCGCACCAGTCCGGCAGGCTGTCGCGCAGGGTTTCGCCGACGCGCATGCCCAGTGAGCGGCCGACGCAGCTGACTTCCAGCGAGTGGGTCAGGCGGGTGTGGATATGGTCGTTGCTGGAAACCGGGTGCACCTGGGTCTTGCGCCCTAGGCGGCGGAAGGCACCGGAGAAGATGATGCGGTCGTGGTCTTTGTGGAAGGGGCTGCGCCCGAGTTCATCGGCGCTGTACAGGGCTTTGCCCAGGCGTTCGCGGGTGAGCAGGGTGTGCCAGTCCAAGGCGCGGTCTCCTGTGGATCGAGGGGTATAGCTTCCGGTGTCCGGAAGGGCAGCGCAAGGGGTAAGCCTGCAATGGCCCTATCGCCGGCAAGCCAGCGCCCACACGGATTGCGCATGGCTTGAGGCCCATGCGGTCGAGGTGGGCGCCGGCTTGCCGGCGATAGGGCCGGTGCAGTCGACGGAAAACGCTCAGGGGCGGCGGCTGCCTTGCAGGTACAGGCGCAGCAGTGGCAGCAGGCTGGAGCCCAGGCGCACCAGCCGCGCCAGGTTGCCGCTGCGCACGCCCTTGCCGGTGAGGAAGCCCAGCGCCACCACGGCGCCAATCCCCCACAGCGGTGCATGCTTGATGCCCAGCCCGTCGTGCAGCGAGCTGCCCATGCCGCGCACGCGGCGCAGTGGCTCCAGCAGTTGCGCGGATTCGTGGCGGATTTCCTGGCGGTGCATTTCCATGCGCAGGCGCAACAGCGCCTTGCGCAGTTCGCGCGGGTTACGGGTGTTTGGCAGTTCTGGCAGGCTCATGGCAACAGGCGCTCCCGGTCCTTGGCGAGTTCCTCGAGGGTGGCGCCAAAGGGCGACGACTCGTCGAACACTGCTGCCTTCAGGCGCAACCCGCAGTACAGCGCGGCGATGCCGTAGAACACGCACAAGCCGATGATGCCGGCCAGGCGATAGCTGTCCCACAGCAGCACCAGCAACAGCCCGGACAGCGCCGTCAGCAGCAGCAGGGCAAAAACCAGGGCCAGGCCGGCGAACAGCAGCAGGCTCAAGGTGCGGCCCTTCTGCTCCTGCAACTCGATGCCGAACAGTTCGATATGGCTGTGCAACAGCCCCAGCGCAGCCGCGCCCAGGCGCTTGCCCGAGGCGCTGGCGCCGTTGGCGTCATTCTCCATGGGGACCCCTTAGCGCCGGTTGGCCAGCAGGCCGATCAACAGGCCGACGCCAGCGGCAATGCCGATCGCCTGCCACGGTTTTTCCTGTACGTACTGCTCGGCGCTGCCCAACGCTGCCTGGCCGCGCTCCCGCACCGAGTCCTGGGTCAGTTGCAGGGTTTCGCGGGCCTGGGCCAGGCG
This genomic interval carries:
- a CDS encoding sensor domain-containing diguanylate cyclase, translating into MSKGGVRARLLGLCTEAVPAWGAALVALVAGGLLTSVLALAAQTFYKQQLRQRFELLASERFSLIAERFDEQQQRLDGLRRFFSFSNAITPHEFDGYARPLLQRTLAYAWAPRVEAAQRDEFERQASAHSGPGYVIRDQDEQGQWRPSPQRDHYFPVLYSQSGELPGLPYGLDLAGQEVPLAALARALGPGSMAVSEPLAMFDTSSDARGLLMVAPVFSDANPRGSAVGYVMALLSMRELASDGRPVATDDNLVVRIVDPTGRNGPEVMFDSQNPLAPLELASNQLLHLADRHFQLSIRPSLAFVQANRSSAVLAVSLLGGLLSLLLSVLLYSLFSQRQRALALVEQRTAELRVSEQSLRGTHNQLRSVLDAATQVAIIATNLKGVVSTFNAGAERMLGYPASEAIGQLRLEDLVLPEELSRRAHALSLRYGRPIAGGQAMFAETVQEHGAEPGEWTLVRADGSQLVANMLVTAMLDEHGLWIGYLAICIDVTERRRVHEALAARDRLLEKLSAEVPGGIYQYRLDGNGHSCFPYASMGLYDIYEVDLQQLREDATVVFERIHPDDLERVRRSVRYSAEHLSPWREEYRVCLPRAGLRWVRGEATPEVGEQGCTLWHGYLTDISDLKGVEEELRALSVTDSLTGIHNRRYFQERLKYELERAQRDGLALAVIMLDIDHFKRINDRFGHAAGDHVLRSLCLRIGQRLRRTDVFCRLGGEEFMVLCPGSDAEQARLLALELWQGVRDVPVEGVGKVTASFGVAGWRPGEGADALLLRADAGVYAAKQGGRDRVEGELA
- the dacB gene encoding D-alanyl-D-alanine carboxypeptidase/D-alanyl-D-alanine endopeptidase; its protein translation is MIKTLRPLVLAGLLLPLALPSQAAAVNTTLPVKVQQALKANKLQDSALSLVMLPLDGPGTPTVFNADVSVNPASTMKLVTTYAALELLGPTFQWKTEFYTDGTLSNGVLNGNLYLKGGGDPKLNMEKLWLLMRDLRANGVRTITGDLVLDRSHFVQPNLPQFNDDGGDENKPFLVKPDSLLVNLKALRFVARNDGGKVTIAVEPPIASIRIDNQVKAVASKQCSGDVRYNPVQQADGISVTVSGQLGDGCNSQTYLSLLDHPTYAAGAVRAIWNELGGSIQGGDRFENVPKGARLLARAFSPDLVEVIRDINKYSNNTMAQQLFLSLGAQFRTDADGDDARAAQRVVRQWLAKKGITAPHLVMENGSGLSRAERVSTREMAAMLQAAWKSPYAAEFMSSMPLVGMDGTMRKRLKRTAMTGEGHIKTGTLNTVRAIAGFSRDSNGHTWAVAAILNDPKPWGASQVLDQVLLDLYRQPKLAGSTAAN
- a CDS encoding YggL family protein — translated: MATNRSRRLRKKLCVDEFQELGFELNLEFKEDLDDQAIDAFLDAFLAEAMDANGLDYVGGDDFGLVCSVKRGSVSEEQRAAVEAWLKGRSELTKIEVSPLLDAWYPEKPINKAE
- a CDS encoding ATP-binding protein — encoded protein: MARLIVRLLLTLLLFSGMAQATHHEASSYALLARSSARPAPPALTDEQRQWLESRQELVLGTSAPDYPPFDITSGGRDYQGLTAEYASLIGKALQLPVRVLRFSSRQAAVEALRHGDIDLLGSANGYEAASDGLALSHPYAIDQPVLVTREDESRALDMGLDGMRLGMLYHYLPRQEVKSAYPKAELLAFGSSSQALNAVAFGQADVFIGDTISTHYQLNRSHLPRLRMASFGKHEAIGFGFALRQQDRLLMELVNATLDSQTPAIRASIFKRWSAGSDLLLTDRRLQLTDAEEQWLQDHPVMRVAIDDTAAPVSYFDGSGHFRGITADLLELIRLRTGLRFEVQRASGLADMIARLKDGRADVIAALANGGVSEDDLQISRPYLESAYVLVSRKDKKPFTSLEQLQGHRIAITRYSAMDAMLSRHYPQIGWVETESAFYSMALLNSGAVDAVITTLIDANHALAGNPELVIRATVGSEPANFAMATSASSRALVSILDKALLSISPEELGVINNRWRGFSLHEDGNDQGYRRLAIQVVLGTAVLLLLALLWNARLRLQIRQRQRAERALNDQLAFMRALLNGTPHPMYVRDREGCLQSCNYSYLEAVQARSDEVIGKQLEGSLFADCEQTRQIHADYLKVMAEGSPLIMDRPLRIKGREMTIYHWILPYRDSLGEVQGIIGGWIDISDRRHLVMELRRAKQQADDANRAKSTFLATISHEIRTPMNAVIGMLELAVKRADQGRVDRGALELAYHSAKDLLGLIGDILDIVRIESGHLSLAPEAVDLAALVESVGRIFEGQARQKGLALEVMIAPAARCHALLDPLRFKQVLCNLVSNAIKFTEHGQVRICVNVVEDGTSTPAVLELEVRDSGIGIHPDDLQRLFNPFIQANPHSQGARAGTGLGLAICRNLCEMMGGSLTIKSLEDVGTQVRLKMPLQRVDAAAQPAPLIENLDVPDPRLNVLVVDDHPANLQLMAQQLGYLGLEHTSARDGREGLATWRAGDFDVLVLDCNMPHMNGYQLATAVRTEERHGKRPRCTILGYTANAQPEVRRKCLSAGMDDCLLKPISLATLSQRLAGIHPRRQQKRRRKLYQLDGLAAVVGHDPIDRQRFLQALQQSLQADLATLMALHPQHDSAAIAEQAHKVLSAARMLEAPELITACEALEASGLPTAQLRLRRQALARHMCRVERALAKELATGTCTQAGSQAC
- a CDS encoding response regulator transcription factor yields the protein MHSIFIVDDHPVIRLAVRMLLENQNYKVVGESDNGVDAMQMIRETAPDLVILDISIPKLDGLEVLARFQAMALPLKVLVLTAQSPALFAVRCMHSGAAGYVCKQEDLSELLSAIKAVLAGYNYFPSQAIKHNQAVDADLQLFRQVNDRELMVLQLFAQGRSNKEIAKGMFLSSKTVSTYKKRLMHKLKVNTLVDLIEMAKRNALV
- a CDS encoding deoxyguanosinetriphosphate triphosphohydrolase, which encodes MDWHTLLTRERLGKALYSADELGRSPFHKDHDRIIFSGAFRRLGRKTQVHPVSSNDHIHTRLTHSLEVSCVGRSLGMRVGETLRDSLPDWCAPSDLGMIVQSACLAHDIGNPPFGHSGEDAIRHWFQQAAGRGWLDDMSDDERADFLNFEGNAQGFRVLTQLEYHQFDGGTRLTYATLGTYLKYPWSARHADALGYKKHKFGSYQSELPLLEQIARKLGLPQLEHQRWARHPLVYLMEAADDICYALIDLEDGLEMELLQYAEVEALLLDLVGDDLPETYRQLGPGDSRRRKLAILRGKAIEHLTNAAAHAFVEQQQALLAGQLAGDLVEHMHGPAKRCVLQAKDMARNKIFQDKRKTLHEIGAYTTLEILLNTFCGAALEQHGGRTPSFKSRRVLDLIGNNAPDPHGSLHSAFLRMIDFIAGMTDSYASEMAREMTGRSSPT
- a CDS encoding phage holin family protein, producing the protein MENDANGASASGKRLGAAALGLLHSHIELFGIELQEQKGRTLSLLLFAGLALVFALLLLTALSGLLLVLLWDSYRLAGIIGLCVFYGIAALYCGLRLKAAVFDESSPFGATLEELAKDRERLLP
- a CDS encoding DUF883 family protein, with protein sequence MASKSAKTAQEILMADFQALVRDTEKLLADTANLAGDQADELREQIHDRLAQARETLQLTQDSVRERGQAALGSAEQYVQEKPWQAIGIAAGVGLLIGLLANRR